One Eriocheir sinensis breed Jianghai 21 chromosome 61, ASM2467909v1, whole genome shotgun sequence genomic window, aatatagaagaaaatagaaatgaaggggCAGAGGCATggggcattttttttcttttttttcccccttgagctgcctcctttgctttaaaaaataataaataaagaaacaaccCACCTTGACTCGACTTGACATTAACATCAACTCCCAGCTCCGTCACCAGCCTCCTCACCACCTTCTCCTGACCCGCCTCGGCCGCCACATGAAGGCCGGTCCGCCCCATCCTGTCCCGCACCCTGAGGTCAGTCCCGTGTCGTGAGAGGAGGAGGTCAGCAGTGTCGAGGTGCCCCATGCGTAGGGCTTCCATGAGGGGGGTTGTGCCGCAGGAGTCTTGTTCATCAGTTTTGTATTGTCCGCGGGTTAGAAGAGTTTTGACGATGGGGGGGTGTCCGTGGAGGGCTggcaagaaaggggaagaaagggatataTTCTCAGTAAGACAAAAATGTAAAGTTgtgggcatacactatagctgcgtgtggcctcatTCCTCATCTCtgttgcattggcccttgagcctgcggGAAGAACCAGTTGCAAGACAAagacctttccttatcttctccacctctctctgatgttagtgtatACTCTGTCAtcctccagcaaaggttctatTTCTATCCGTCTAGCTCTCTGTGACCTTTGAGTTCTACAATTTCTGGGTCACCACTCTGTTACTATTTTCCCATCTCTCATTTCTATACAGGATATGACATGATGAAGTATTGACCCTCttagtctgatgttagtgtattcCATCGTGCTCCAGTAAAGATTCTAGTTTCCTCTGTAATTCCTGAGTTCTACGATTCTGGGTTACCACTCTTACTTCTGTTGTCCATCTGTTGTCCATTCTACATGTGATATGGCCTGCTCATGTCTACATTTTACTTTGAACTGTCATTAGAATATCATCAACCACAAATCAATTACCAGCCGTGTGCAGTGGAGTCCTCCCATTCTTACTAACAGTGGACCAGAGGGTGTCATCCACATCCAACAAATACCCAAccacctcttcatccccttcccggCAGGCTATGTGGAAGGGCGACCATCCATCCTTGTTGGTGAGGCGAGGGTTGGCACCTTCCTGGATGAGCCAatggatgactggctgactgtctcTCTTGGCACAGGCCAGCATGAGCGGCG contains:
- the LOC126986285 gene encoding ankyrin repeat domain-containing protein 16-like isoform X2, which translates into the protein MHGCECCLEAQNHDRKTPLHAAAQALHLPVVEALLRHGACVDPLKRADWTPLMLACAKRDSQPVIHWLIQEGANPRLTNKDGWSPFHIACREGDEEVVGYLLDVDDTLWSTVSKNGRTPLHTAALHGHPPIVKTLLTRGQYKTDEQDSCGTTPLMEALRMGHLDTADLLLSRHGTDLRVRDRMGRTGLHVAAEAGQEKVVRRLVTELGVDVNVKSSQGQTALHSAAREGHTPLVEDLVELGTDVNVQDENGRTALWLACAGRRKECAQRLVQLGARDTPDHAGTTPSQLLPL